The Streptomyces sp. GSL17-111 region GACGCGGTCGTCGGCCGCCGTACGTCCCTGCTCCCCGCAGGCGTGCAGCGCGTCGAGGGCGACTTCTCGGCCGGTGACCCGGTGGAGCTGCGGGACGCGGAGGGACACCCCGTCGCCCGCGGCCTCGTCAACTTCGACGCCAAGGAGATCCCCCAGCTGCTGGGGCGCTCCACCCGGGAGCTGGCCCGCGAGCTCGGACCGGAGTACGAGCGGGAGATCGTGCACCGCGACGACCTGGTGCTGCTCCGCCCCTGACGCACCCCGCGACGCCCGGCCGGACGTCCATACCGCGCCGTCGCGTCAGCCTTTCCACGGACACCTTCGCGAAAACGGTCACGCGCGTGCCCGGGGACTGGTCAACTGTGGTGCGGCCGTCGGGAGTACGGCCGCCGGTGCCTTCCGTAGACGGACGGAGCCCGGGCACCAGCCAGGACCGCGAAGGAGGCCGCCGTGAGGCGACTGGCCAGCGTCGGTGACGCCCCTCCCCGGCAGGACACCGCGCCGACGGCGACCGTGCCGCAGCCGGCGGCGGGCGGCGAGGAGCGAACCGCCGAACCCGAGACGGCCCGGCTGTGGCACGTCACGCTCAGCGTCTCCGGGACGGCCGTGCCGCTCGGTGAGGTGCGCCGGGGGCTGGAGCAGCTCGCGCACGACCACCCGTTCCTCATGACGAGCCGGTACGCCAACGACCACGCCGAGATCCGGTACTGGGAGGAGGCCAGGGACCTGCGGGACGCCGCCGCCGTCGCACTGCGCCTGTGGGGCGAGCACCGGGCGAGCGCCCGGCTGCCGGCCTGGGAGATCGTCGGCCTGGAGGTCGTCGACCGGGACACCTACCACCAGCGCATCGCCGAGGGGTACGGTCCGCCGCCCGCGTCGCCCGTCGGCGTCCACCCGTTCTGAGCACGGGCCCCCTCTGTGGCCGGGCGAGGACGCCCGAGGGCGCAGCGCCGTGCCCCGCGTCTCGCAGCGTGGACGACGGCGTGAGAACGCCGCGCGACCTGTCATACGCTGACGGCATGACCAGCGCCTCGATGCCTTCCGGGACCCCCGGCCCCGCGACCCCGGCCACCGCGAACGCGACGGACTCCCCCGTCCTGGAGACGGCCCGCCGCGCGCGGGAGGCCGCCACCCTCCTGGCGCCGCTGCCGCGCACCGCCCGGGAAGGCGCCCTGCTGGCCATCGCGGACGCCCTGGTGGAGCGCAGCGCCGAGATCACGGCCGCCAACGCCGAGGACACCGCCACGGCACGGGACGCGGGCACGGCCGAGGCCATCATCGACCGGCTCACCCTGACCCCGGAGCGCATCGCGGCCATCGCCGCCGACGTGCGTGACGTCGTCGCCCTGCCCGACCCCGTCGGCGAGGTGGTCCGGGGCTCCACCCTCCCGAACGGCCTGGAGCTGCGGCAGGTCCGGGTGCCCCTCGGTGTCGTCGGCATCATCTACGAGGCCCGCCCCAACGTGACGGTCGACGCCGCCGCGCTGTGCCTGAAGTCCGGGAACGCCGTCCTGCTGCGGGGCTCCTCCTCCGCGTACGCCTCGAACCGCGCGCTCGTCGCCGTCCTGCGGGACGCGGTGGCCTCCGCCGGGCTGCCGGCGGACGCCGTCCAGCTCGTCCCCGGCCTCAGCCGGGACAGCGTGACGGAGCTGATGACGGCACGGGGCCTGGTCGACGTGCTGATCCCGCGCGGCGGCGCCTCGCTCATCAAAACGGTCGTCGAGGGATCCACCGTCCCCGTGATCGAGACGGGCACCGGCAACTGCCACGTCTACGTGGACGAGCGGGCCGACGTGGACATGGCCGTGGACATCCTGGTGAACGCCAAGGCCCAGCGGCCGAGCGTCTGCAACGCGGCGGAGACCGTCCTCGTGCACGAAGGCGTCGCCGAGGTCTTCCTGCCGCGTGCCCTGGAGGCCCTCGCCGCCGCCGGCGTCACCGTGCACGGCGACGCGGTCTGGCAGAAGGCGGGCGCGGACGTCGTCGCGGCCACCGAGGAGGACTGGGAGAGCGAATACCTCTCCTACGACATCGCCGCCGCCGTCGTCCCGGACCTGGACGCCGCCGTCGCCCACATCCGCCGCTACAGCTCCGGGCACACCGAGGCCATCGTCACCCGTGACACCGCCGCCGCCCGCCGCTTCGTCTCCCTGGTGGACTCCACGGCCGTCATGGTCAACGCCTCCACCCGCTTCACCGACGGCAGCCAGTTCGGCTTCGGCGCGGAGATCGGCATCTCGACCCAGAAGCTGCACGCGCGCGGTCCGATGGGTCTGCCCGAGCTGACGTCCACCAAGTACGTCGTCACCGGCGACGGGCACGTGCGCGACTGAACCGGCGCCGGGCGTCGGGGGCGGAATGCGCCGATCCTCTGCCCCGGAGCACGGAACGGGTCTACGCTGGTGGGGTGCCGGACGAGGCGACCGGCCCGCCGTCCTTCG contains the following coding sequences:
- a CDS encoding glutamate-5-semialdehyde dehydrogenase; its protein translation is MPSGTPGPATPATANATDSPVLETARRAREAATLLAPLPRTAREGALLAIADALVERSAEITAANAEDTATARDAGTAEAIIDRLTLTPERIAAIAADVRDVVALPDPVGEVVRGSTLPNGLELRQVRVPLGVVGIIYEARPNVTVDAAALCLKSGNAVLLRGSSSAYASNRALVAVLRDAVASAGLPADAVQLVPGLSRDSVTELMTARGLVDVLIPRGGASLIKTVVEGSTVPVIETGTGNCHVYVDERADVDMAVDILVNAKAQRPSVCNAAETVLVHEGVAEVFLPRALEALAAAGVTVHGDAVWQKAGADVVAATEEDWESEYLSYDIAAAVVPDLDAAVAHIRRYSSGHTEAIVTRDTAAARRFVSLVDSTAVMVNASTRFTDGSQFGFGAEIGISTQKLHARGPMGLPELTSTKYVVTGDGHVRD